The Henckelia pumila isolate YLH828 chromosome 2, ASM3356847v2, whole genome shotgun sequence genome includes a window with the following:
- the LOC140885210 gene encoding non-specific lipid-transfer protein 1-like: MANFSARTTSLRPALLLVAMITAALIVPAPPTAEAAIPCNSVLTALSPCLNFVVVGGSVPPAECCYGVRSVYNAAAAKEDRQAVCSCLKSVASSAPPSMIINAAEIPGKCGVSISFAISPSTDCSKVS; this comes from the exons ATGGCCAACTTCTCTGCAAGGACGACGTCGTTGAGGCCAGCACTACTACTGGTGGCGATGATCACCGCGGCGCTGATTGTTCCGGCGCCCCCTACGGCGGAGGCAGCGATTCCATGCAACTCGGTGCTGACCGCACTGTCTCCATGCCTCAACTTTGTTGTGGTCGGAGGTTCCGTGCCACCGGCGGAGTGCTGCTACGGCGTGAGGTCTGTCTACAACGCCGCCGCCGCCAAAGAGGACCGCCAGGCCGTCTGCTCGTGCTTGAAGTCTGTTGCCAGCTCCGCCCCCCCGAGCATGATCATAAACGCCGCCGAGATCCCCGGAAAATGTGGCGTCTCTATTTCTTTCGCCATCAGCCCATCCACTGACTGTTCCAA GGTGAGCTAA